Proteins found in one Anopheles aquasalis chromosome 3, idAnoAquaMG_Q_19, whole genome shotgun sequence genomic segment:
- the LOC126574414 gene encoding uncharacterized protein LOC126574414 gives MVLTKWIYVAFKGKALDSEELIQVFRRFGDPKVGKIVGTHHAYVKFDNPKDAARAVATMNGSVIDRKGPVEVTLANPGRDTEWKASDTKYDTIVDSSVVPRITPPIPKVNSINSNELQEIFEPITEDMVRKTHPFEMKDMLATRLRPVVAFMCPELGDKLTGMIVELDSGVVLSLLKDMNALKDKVQQAAKVLSDFRERKRVAIAE, from the exons ATGGTACTGACGAAATGGATTTACGTGGCCTTCAAGGGCAAGGCTCTTGATTCGGAGGAGCTGATCCAAGTTTTTCGCCGATTTGGAGATCCAAAGGTTGGCAAAATCGTCGGAACGCATCACGCCTATGTGAAGTTCGATAATCCGAAGGATGCCGCCAGAGCCGTCGCAACGATGAATGGATCTGTGATTGACAGAAAAGGGCCGGTAGAGGTTACGCTTGCCAACCCGGGGCGGGACACGGAATGGAAGGCGTCCGATACAAAGTACGACACCATTGTAGATTCCAGCGTGGTACCGCGGATAACGCCACCGATTCCTAAAGTAAATTCGATTAATTCAAACGAGCTTCAAG AAATCTTCGAGCCGATTACCGAGGATATGGTACGGAAGACTCATCCGTTCGAAATGAAGGATATGCTTGCTACTCGCCTGCGGCCAGTTGTTGCCTTCATGTGTCCGGAACTGGGAGATAAATTGACCGGAATGATTGTCGAACTCGACAGCGGCGTCGTGCTGAGTCTGCTAAAGGATATGAATGCTCTGAAGGATAAAGTGCAGCAGGCTGCGAAGGTGTTGAGCGATTTTCGCGAGCGTAAACGAGTGGCGATCGCTGAGTGA